The Corylus avellana chromosome ca8, CavTom2PMs-1.0 genome has a segment encoding these proteins:
- the LOC132190654 gene encoding uncharacterized protein LOC132190654, whose product MATTKGKDSSSLGKEKRVTTPPNSRTTNITKTRLKTPTTTALHHKPSSTTTEKQVPSYLRPTQSSRHDQSLKYVKKSSPEDSPKKSASPNRRRSFDTAAPPPASRLQSSFSSSSPRERTVTVRSTSVTPKTTSSLKPVAERTSRSTLKAGKPHPSHARVTKKSTTPANKKETNIASASAKDQEDVDITESFNLHIADQDDEEFLVHEVEEIVEVKDPSENVEHSDIVEDEKVELCDIPEVSEEKTNPPLTADIEESGDIILQEEKVENQTEGDQENGSNEIHPEESFASETTVEVKEDKEEEGGEEKEIVDENKQNEEKEMVDGEIEELVLKEEENVEGGGFEETKSEVAENTEISSIKEEQKVDGGVEESTTMSISSKRQVGLVGKKESQAYNDVIEETASKLLEKRKNKVKALVGAFETVIDKESSSK is encoded by the coding sequence ATGGCAACTACAAAAGGAAAAGACAGCAGCAGTTTAGGGAAGGAAAAGAGGGTCACAACCCCTCCAAATTCTCGCACCACCAATATCACCAAAACTCGTCTCAAAACACCCACCACAACCGCCCTTCACCACAAGCCTTCTTCAACTACAACTGAAAAACAAGTCCCAAGCTACCTCCGGCCGACGCAAAGCTCACGCCATGATCAATCTCTCAAGTACGTGAAGAAATCTAGCCCAGAAGACAGCCCCAAGAAGTCGGCCAGTCCTAATCGGAGAAGATCTTTCGACACGGCGGCACCGCCTCCGGCTTCCAGGCTACAAAGCTCATTTTCCTCCTCCAGCCCTCGAGAGAGAACGGTAACCGTCCGTTCTACATCGGTTACTCCGAAAACCACTAGTTCTCTCAAGCCTGTTGCAGAGAGGACTTCTAGAAGTACTCTTAAGGCGGGAAAACCGCACCCGTCCCATGCAAGGGTAACAAAGAAGAGCACGACTCCCGCTAATAAGAAGGAAACTAATATTGCTTCTGCTTCGGCAAAAGATCAAGAGGATGTGGATATAACGGAAAGTTTTAATCTTCATATTGCTGATCAAGATGATGAAGAGTTTTTGGTTCATGAGGTTGAAGAAATTGTAGAGGTGAAAGATCCTTCTGAAAATGTTGAGCATAGTGATATTGTAGAAGATGAGAAAGTCGAGCTTTGTGACatccctgaagtttcagaagAAAAAACGAATCCTCCATTAACTGCTGATATTGAAGAATCTGGAGATATTATattacaagaagaaaaagttgaGAATCAGACTGAAGGAGATCAAGAGAATGGAAGCAATGAGATTCACCCGGAAGAGAGTTTTGCAAGTGAGACAACAGTTGAGGTCAAGGAGGATAAAGAAGAAGAGGGTGGTGAAGAAAAAGAGATTGTGGATGAAAACAAGCAAAATGAAGAGAAGGAAATGGTGGATGGGGAAATTGAAGAGCTTGTTTTGAAGGAAGAGGAAAATGTGGAGGGTGGCGGCTTTGAAGAAACAAAGTCAGAGGTGGCAGAAAATACAGAAATATCATCCATCAAGGAAGAACAAAAGGTTGATGGTGGTGTTGAAGAAAGTACAACAATGTCAATATCATCGAAGCGCCAAGTAGGATTGGTCGGGAAGAAGGAATCTCAGGCATATAATGATGTTATTGAGGAGACTGCAAGCAAGCTATTGGAGAAGAGGAAGAACAAGGTGAAAGCACTGGTTGGGGCATTTGAGACTGTCATAGACAAAGAATCCTCATCCAAATGA